The genomic interval TTTACATCCTCCGGGACCCCGGGACCGTCGTCCTCGACCTCGATTACCAAGCCCGTGCCGGCGCCCTCCGGCCGGGTGCGCAGCACCACCTCCCGCCGCGCCCACTTGCAGGCGTTGTCGAGCAGGTTGCCCAGGACCTCGACGAGGTCCCCCTCGTCGCCGTGAAACCGAAGCCCTTGTGTCACTTGCAGATCGAACTGCACGCCTTTGTCCGCGTGGACCTTGGCCAGCGTTCTCTCGAGCTTACGCACCGCCGGTTCGACCTCGATGGGTCGAGCGAGCACCGTGCGGCCCGAGGCCGCGGCGCGCTGCAGTTGGTATTCGACGGTTCTGTTCAGGCCCTCCACCTGTTCACGCAACAGCGCTTGCAGCGGCGCGGGCGTGGCCGTATCGTCGATGGCGCTGCGGATCACCGCAAGCGGCGTCTTGAAGCTGTGGGCGAGGTCCGCCAGGGCGTGACGATATCGTTCGAGGTGGGCGCCGCGATTGCGCAACAGCGCGTTGAGGCGCTCGGTCAGGAGGCAGAGCTCACTCGGGTAGCTGGAGCGCAACTCGGACTGCCGGCCGGCCTCGATCGCCGCCACCTCGAGGGCAACCCGCCGCAAGGGTGCGAGCCCCCAGCGCCAGATCAGCCCCTGCACGGCCAAGAGCACGACCGCGGCCCCGACAAGCCATCCCCACAGGCCTTGTCTGAACCCGCGCACCAGGGCGTCGAAGGCGTCGCTCTGCTCCGCCACATAGAAGGTGTAGCCGTAGCTCTTCTTCGGACTCGCTTCCCACTCGACGGCCAGCCCCAGGGCAAAGTAGCGCGCGCCGCCTGGGCCCGTGAGGTCCTGGAACGCCGCGACCCCGGTGCGGTAGACGGGGTCGAAGGTCAGACCGAGGCCCAGCATCGACGGCGAGCGCCACACCAGCGCGCCGCTCGCGGCGTTGATCTGGGCATAGAGGCCCGAGCCCGGTGTCCCGAAACGGGCCTCGGGGAGTCGCTTCGGGACCACGAGGCGCTCGGCCGGATCGAGATCGGCCGCGGCGAGCAGGGCGTAGACCTGGACCTGGAGCGCCGCGCGTACCTGGGCCAGGGCGCTGTCGCGGAAGGCGCGGTCCAAGGTCAGTCCGGTGAGCCCGAGAAAAGCGGTGAGCACCACGCTCGCGGCGATCAGGAGCCGCGCGTTGAGCGATAGCCCCGCGCGAACCGTCAAACCGATGGGCGTCAAACCGATGGGCCGGACGACTTGAGGAGGCGGAACCGGTAGCCGCGGCCCCGCAGGGTCTCGATGGGGTTGAGCACGCGCTCGGGATCGAGCTTGCGCCTGAGGCGCGCCAGCATGACCTCCAGCACGTTGCTGTCGTGGTCTTGGTCCTCGTGGTAGAGGTGTTCGGCGAGCTCGGACTTTGA from Pseudomonadota bacterium carries:
- a CDS encoding ATP-binding protein, with product MTPIGLTVRAGLSLNARLLIAASVVLTAFLGLTGLTLDRAFRDSALAQVRAALQVQVYALLAAADLDPAERLVVPKRLPEARFGTPGSGLYAQINAASGALVWRSPSMLGLGLTFDPVYRTGVAAFQDLTGPGGARYFALGLAVEWEASPKKSYGYTFYVAEQSDAFDALVRGFRQGLWGWLVGAAVVLLAVQGLIWRWGLAPLRRVALEVAAIEAGRQSELRSSYPSELCLLTERLNALLRNRGAHLERYRHALADLAHSFKTPLAVIRSAIDDTATPAPLQALLREQVEGLNRTVEYQLQRAAASGRTVLARPIEVEPAVRKLERTLAKVHADKGVQFDLQVTQGLRFHGDEGDLVEVLGNLLDNACKWARREVVLRTRPEGAGTGLVIEVEDDGPGVPEDVKPAIGRRGVRADPKIGGHGIGLAVVREIVEGVYGGRLDIGRGALGGALVRVWL